A section of the Verrucomicrobiota bacterium genome encodes:
- a CDS encoding VOC family protein, with amino-acid sequence MGKHGYNHGDIGWMQLGTSEPTSALQFYSDLVGWSNNGEPMPGYHVFGSGGENFGGIMALEKGQPGPAWVPFITVNDIEASVAKAQELGGSVVQPVTSIGEAGSIAVIADPTGAVTGLAQYTTGPTE; translated from the coding sequence ATGGGAAAGCATGGATACAATCACGGAGATATCGGCTGGATGCAGCTCGGAACGTCAGAACCAACCTCAGCACTTCAGTTTTACAGTGATCTGGTAGGGTGGAGTAATAATGGTGAACCGATGCCCGGCTATCATGTATTCGGGAGCGGTGGCGAAAACTTCGGCGGCATTATGGCTCTTGAAAAAGGTCAACCGGGCCCTGCCTGGGTTCCGTTTATAACAGTCAACGACATCGAAGCATCAGTTGCCAAAGCTCAGGAATTGGGTGGATCTGTTGTTCAACCAGTTACATCTATTGGAGAGGCAGGCAGTATTGCTGTCATTGCTGACCCAACTGGAGCAGTAACCGGTCTTGCTCAATACACGACCGGACCGACCGAATAA
- the hrpB gene encoding ATP-dependent helicase HrpB, whose protein sequence is MRLPIFDIEEALISSAGHKRQIILQAPTGSGKSTQIPQMLLDNDCLGTGQCVVLQPRRLATRLLSKRIAEERNTELGGEVGYQIRFENRTSKSTRIRLVTEGVLVRQLLGEPDLNGISALVFDEFHERHIEGDIALALAKQLQATKRPDLLIVVMSATLETGILKNYLPDSDIITTKGRTFPVEISYQPLGTGNQRPVWEAATEAFRKWSQESKSGDALIFMPGAFEIRKTIDQLKNDRSTRGWKVLPLYGDLSPEQQDAAVNKYTERKVIVATNVAETSITIDGVTAVIDSGLVRAANFDPHRGINTLLIEKISRASADQRAGRAGRTEPGICMRLWSKTDHEVRQDQEAAEIHRIDLAETLLMLTAAGTKDLEQFDWIEAPTEKSYIRALELLKDLGALEREHLRITPLGKQMVSFPAHPRHARMLITADQYHCVPEVCLAVALSQGKSLLLQSKDKRIDTEREKIWGEEITSDLQVEIQAYHYAEGYRFQTDACRAIAIHAGSARQAGQIGQQLLKLAERQGLSLEQKNTDGTGLRKSILAGFSDQLAKRLDKGTRLCALVHNRRGELHRSTVVIESPLIVAMEINEIQGKDVSVLLGQVSAVEESWLEELFPGDLKESAEVIFNPAIRRVEGLRTKTFRDLVLTTSPDKEPPEEKAAELLAQKVYDGTLTLKKWDSSVENWIMRLNFLAKAMPELEMPSIKDEDRLTLLEHICLGGLGYKDIKDRDPWPTLKAWLSTEQKAALDYFAPERIQISEKRSCKVRYLEEGSPVIAARIQELYDVKTTPSLADGKIPLRLEILAPNQRPVQITDNLETFWTSAYPAIKKELAGRYPKHEWR, encoded by the coding sequence ATGAGACTTCCGATTTTTGATATAGAAGAGGCGTTAATTTCCTCTGCTGGCCATAAGCGACAGATAATTCTTCAGGCACCTACTGGTTCGGGAAAATCAACTCAGATTCCCCAGATGCTTCTGGACAACGACTGTCTTGGAACCGGCCAATGCGTGGTTCTTCAGCCAAGACGTCTTGCCACAAGGTTACTCTCCAAACGCATTGCGGAAGAGAGAAATACCGAACTTGGGGGAGAAGTCGGTTACCAAATTCGTTTTGAAAATCGGACGTCGAAGAGCACGAGGATACGTCTGGTCACGGAAGGGGTTCTCGTTCGTCAGCTGTTGGGTGAGCCGGATTTGAATGGAATCTCCGCGTTGGTGTTTGATGAATTTCATGAAAGGCATATTGAGGGCGACATCGCCCTGGCATTGGCAAAACAACTACAGGCGACAAAACGGCCAGATTTACTTATTGTTGTCATGTCGGCTACGTTGGAAACGGGCATATTGAAAAATTACTTACCAGACAGTGATATCATCACGACAAAAGGACGTACTTTCCCGGTTGAGATATCCTACCAGCCACTGGGAACCGGCAACCAGAGACCCGTATGGGAAGCGGCTACCGAAGCCTTTAGAAAATGGAGCCAGGAATCGAAGTCAGGGGATGCGCTTATATTCATGCCGGGCGCATTTGAGATTCGTAAGACTATCGATCAATTGAAAAATGACCGCAGCACGCGAGGCTGGAAAGTCCTGCCCCTTTATGGAGATCTGTCGCCCGAACAGCAGGACGCCGCAGTAAATAAATATACCGAACGAAAGGTCATTGTGGCAACGAATGTTGCGGAAACTTCGATCACTATTGATGGCGTAACGGCTGTCATTGACTCCGGTTTGGTTCGTGCGGCGAATTTCGATCCACACCGAGGAATCAATACCCTGTTAATTGAAAAGATCAGTCGGGCTTCAGCCGATCAAAGGGCTGGTCGTGCCGGGCGAACAGAACCGGGGATTTGCATGCGACTCTGGTCAAAAACCGACCACGAAGTTCGCCAGGATCAGGAAGCGGCGGAAATTCATCGTATTGATCTCGCAGAGACCTTGCTGATGCTAACTGCAGCAGGAACTAAGGATTTAGAGCAATTCGATTGGATAGAAGCACCGACCGAAAAAAGCTACATCCGTGCACTTGAGCTGCTGAAAGATTTGGGCGCCTTGGAGCGCGAACATTTAAGGATCACACCTCTCGGGAAGCAAATGGTCTCCTTTCCTGCGCATCCACGTCACGCGCGGATGCTGATTACGGCCGATCAATATCATTGCGTTCCAGAAGTTTGCCTGGCGGTTGCATTAAGCCAGGGAAAGAGTCTCCTTTTACAATCCAAAGATAAACGAATAGATACCGAAAGGGAAAAGATTTGGGGCGAAGAAATCACCTCGGATTTGCAAGTGGAGATCCAAGCCTACCACTATGCGGAAGGCTACCGTTTCCAGACCGATGCTTGCAGGGCCATCGCAATCCACGCAGGTTCGGCCCGCCAGGCAGGACAAATAGGCCAACAACTCCTAAAGCTGGCAGAAAGGCAGGGACTGTCACTTGAGCAAAAGAACACCGATGGGACCGGACTCCGAAAATCCATATTAGCAGGGTTCAGCGATCAATTGGCAAAGCGTTTGGACAAAGGCACTCGTCTATGTGCTCTCGTCCACAATCGTCGAGGTGAACTTCACAGGAGCACAGTTGTTATCGAATCGCCTTTGATTGTGGCAATGGAGATTAACGAAATTCAAGGTAAGGATGTTTCGGTTCTTCTTGGACAAGTTTCCGCCGTGGAAGAGAGTTGGCTAGAAGAACTCTTTCCAGGTGATTTGAAAGAATCGGCAGAAGTCATATTCAACCCTGCAATTCGACGAGTCGAAGGACTAAGAACGAAAACGTTTCGAGATCTCGTACTCACCACTTCTCCGGACAAAGAACCACCTGAAGAAAAAGCGGCAGAGCTTCTGGCCCAAAAAGTTTATGACGGCACACTCACCTTAAAAAAGTGGGATAGTTCGGTCGAAAATTGGATCATGCGTCTCAACTTTCTTGCGAAGGCCATGCCGGAATTAGAGATGCCATCTATAAAGGACGAAGATCGTTTGACCTTGTTGGAACACATCTGCCTCGGCGGTCTCGGTTACAAGGATATAAAGGATCGCGATCCCTGGCCCACACTAAAAGCCTGGCTATCCACCGAACAAAAAGCAGCACTTGATTACTTCGCTCCAGAGCGCATCCAAATTTCCGAGAAGCGCAGCTGCAAAGTACGGTATTTGGAAGAAGGTTCACCGGTTATTGCGGCCAGAATACAGGAGCTCTATGATGTAAAAACTACCCCCTCGTTGGCCGATGGGAAAATCCCGTTAAGGCTGGAGATTCTTGCACCGAATCAGCGTCCCGTACAAATCACGGACAACCTAGAGACCTTCTGGACCTCCGCCTATCCGGCAATTAAGAAGGAGCTGGCAGGTCGGTATCCCAAACATGAGTGGCGATAA
- a CDS encoding cupin domain-containing protein: MITPTGEIIHELIGLYSEPKNPRHGVAQITLPPGKGAAKHYHPKAEESYYMISGTAQMILGEEQSTLVAGDAVLIPTGVPHKIWNESDEDVLFLAICLPSWDPECSVYLE; encoded by the coding sequence ATGATCACACCGACAGGGGAGATCATTCACGAACTTATCGGCCTTTATTCGGAGCCGAAAAATCCGCGCCACGGAGTTGCGCAAATCACGCTTCCGCCGGGAAAAGGTGCCGCCAAACATTATCACCCAAAGGCAGAGGAATCTTATTACATGATCTCAGGCACGGCTCAAATGATTTTAGGAGAAGAGCAATCGACCTTGGTCGCGGGAGACGCTGTTTTGATACCTACGGGCGTTCCTCACAAAATCTGGAATGAGTCGGACGAGGACGTACTTTTCCTGGCAATCTGTTTACCTTCGTGGGACCCTGAATGCTCGGTTTATCTCGAATGA
- a CDS encoding alpha/beta fold hydrolase, producing the protein MGAQQKRRRIFSPKYLILVYVVVLLASHTTRLFQPDQFPYIEGQSFIEMLEMDGSRPLGNKISLAYLDIPADEPNSPTLVILHGSPVASSSLRSIIRNLRGQFRLIVPDLPGFGGSNRTIEDYSILAHAYYLDQLMVELGIEQFHLSGYSMGGGVSIEYIHAFPEKVKSLQLVSSIGVQELELLGDYFINHAIHGAQLAGLWLLQECVPHFGWMDNAILNVPYGRNFFDTDQRNLRDYLEEVTVPTLILHAEDDPLVPIEAAVEHHRIIPQSELALLPGSHMFIISKPELTGPPMADFIRRTEAGTALNKSQASSVRIAETTQVFEYRPRSADGIGLVVLWLLLAVATFVSEDLTSISAGLMVAKGVIGFISATSACLVGIFVGDMLLYLAGRWLGKDFVRRAPLKWFVSEAEMVRSSQWFEKRGFFLIFITRFFPGTRLATYFTAGILGVSFLRFTIYFLFAAIIWTPLLVGVSTVLGGHMLEWFEVYQHFALPGLLGVVFLLLTLLKIVVPLFSHRGRRLLKGKWLRFSRWEYWPLWKFYPPIVIYVAWLGIKHRCFTWFTATNPGMPMSGLVLESKHEILTALTPAGSVIPRFALITQSTEIEVRCARFREQLRKLNLQFPVVLKPDIGERGLGVAIIHSEEEAEAYFEKSQEDIIVQEFVDGLEYGIFYYRLPNEEAGHIFSITDKRLKAVTGDGKQSLEELILNNERALAMAPFFTRKYVKRLFEIPPKGEEIKLTEIGTHSRGSIFLDGTHLLTPNLEAEIDRISKTFDGFYFGRFDVKVPTVEDLKKGENIRVLELNGISSEATSIYDPKNGLFTAYRILFQQWRIASEIVRLHRENGIRPATFAQVFRQYLDYRNREKIEI; encoded by the coding sequence ATGGGCGCTCAACAAAAACGCCGAAGGATCTTTTCACCCAAGTATCTAATCCTTGTATATGTCGTCGTTTTACTTGCTTCACACACGACACGACTATTTCAACCTGACCAGTTTCCCTATATCGAAGGGCAATCGTTTATTGAGATGCTCGAAATGGATGGCTCCAGGCCGCTCGGGAATAAGATAAGCCTTGCCTATCTCGATATCCCTGCCGATGAACCAAACTCACCCACGTTGGTGATCCTTCATGGAAGCCCGGTGGCATCGTCTTCCCTCCGATCAATCATTCGAAATCTGCGAGGGCAATTCAGGTTGATCGTTCCCGATCTTCCGGGTTTTGGCGGATCAAATAGAACCATTGAAGATTACTCGATATTGGCTCACGCATATTATTTGGATCAGTTGATGGTGGAGTTAGGCATCGAACAATTTCACCTGTCCGGCTACAGTATGGGTGGTGGTGTTTCGATCGAGTATATCCATGCATTTCCAGAAAAAGTTAAGTCATTGCAATTGGTATCTTCAATTGGGGTACAGGAACTTGAGCTACTCGGTGATTACTTTATCAACCACGCAATCCATGGAGCTCAACTGGCCGGGCTCTGGCTTCTGCAGGAATGCGTACCGCACTTTGGTTGGATGGATAATGCTATCCTCAATGTTCCCTATGGACGAAACTTCTTTGACACCGACCAGCGGAATCTACGGGATTACCTTGAAGAGGTAACCGTGCCAACGCTCATCCTGCATGCGGAGGATGACCCTTTGGTTCCCATCGAGGCAGCAGTGGAACATCACCGCATCATTCCGCAAAGTGAGTTAGCTCTGCTTCCTGGAAGCCATATGTTTATTATTTCAAAACCGGAACTAACGGGTCCACCTATGGCAGATTTCATTCGCCGTACAGAAGCTGGAACTGCTCTGAACAAAAGCCAAGCATCCTCAGTCAGAATAGCCGAAACAACACAGGTCTTTGAATACCGCCCACGATCCGCTGACGGGATTGGTCTGGTAGTTCTTTGGTTATTGCTAGCCGTGGCTACCTTCGTCAGTGAAGACCTAACTTCCATTAGTGCAGGGCTCATGGTGGCCAAGGGAGTCATTGGGTTTATTTCCGCTACTTCAGCATGCTTGGTGGGAATTTTTGTCGGCGACATGCTACTCTACCTGGCTGGCCGTTGGCTTGGAAAAGATTTCGTAAGACGTGCCCCTTTGAAATGGTTCGTGTCAGAAGCGGAAATGGTACGCAGCTCCCAGTGGTTTGAAAAACGAGGATTTTTTTTGATCTTCATAACGCGTTTTTTTCCCGGCACACGCTTGGCTACCTATTTTACCGCCGGCATTCTCGGGGTAAGTTTTCTGCGTTTCACAATCTACTTTCTCTTTGCCGCTATAATTTGGACACCCCTTCTTGTTGGAGTCAGTACGGTACTCGGTGGACACATGCTGGAATGGTTTGAAGTGTACCAACACTTCGCGCTCCCTGGGCTGCTCGGCGTTGTATTCTTATTGCTGACGCTGCTCAAGATTGTGGTGCCACTGTTTAGCCATCGCGGACGTAGATTGCTTAAAGGTAAATGGCTGCGTTTTTCACGCTGGGAATACTGGCCGCTTTGGAAATTTTATCCGCCCATCGTTATTTACGTAGCTTGGCTCGGCATAAAGCACCGTTGTTTTACTTGGTTTACGGCAACGAATCCAGGTATGCCGATGAGTGGATTAGTGTTAGAGTCCAAGCATGAAATTCTTACTGCCTTAACACCTGCCGGCTCGGTGATTCCCCGTTTCGCCTTGATTACTCAGTCGACTGAAATCGAAGTACGGTGCGCACGATTCAGGGAACAATTGCGCAAGCTAAATCTTCAGTTTCCAGTGGTTTTAAAACCTGACATAGGCGAACGAGGACTAGGCGTTGCAATCATTCATTCAGAGGAGGAAGCCGAAGCATACTTCGAAAAAAGTCAGGAGGACATAATCGTGCAGGAGTTCGTCGACGGACTTGAGTATGGGATTTTTTATTACAGGCTGCCCAATGAAGAAGCAGGTCATATTTTCTCAATAACAGACAAACGATTGAAAGCTGTTACCGGAGACGGGAAACAATCTTTGGAAGAACTGATACTGAACAACGAGCGTGCGTTGGCCATGGCTCCTTTTTTTACCAGGAAATATGTTAAGCGCCTATTTGAAATCCCGCCAAAGGGTGAGGAGATAAAATTAACCGAAATTGGTACGCACTCAAGAGGAAGCATCTTTCTTGATGGCACCCATTTACTAACTCCAAATCTGGAAGCCGAGATTGACCGGATATCAAAAACTTTTGATGGATTTTACTTTGGTCGATTCGATGTCAAAGTCCCGACTGTCGAGGACTTAAAAAAGGGTGAAAATATTCGCGTCCTCGAACTCAATGGAATCTCATCGGAAGCAACCTCGATTTATGATCCAAAGAATGGACTTTTCACCGCCTACAGGATTTTGTTCCAACAATGGAGAATTGCATCGGAGATCGTGAGGCTACACCGTGAGAATGGAATTCGACCAGCGACTTTTGCCCAGGTTTTCAGGCAATACCTTGATTATAGAAACAGAGAAAAAATAGAAATTTAA
- a CDS encoding NRDE family protein gives MCTVSWCIQDNGYTLFFNRDESRQRELAQPPKEGESKETKFLSPKDPQGGGTWLLVNEHGISMGLLNYYDAEVFYKPTHPQSRGYLPLKFSNCSSLAEIEMALNKEDFSPYPPLHFLSIEASGKAMLLTWDGKETYSSYLKASDLPISTSSFKTDEVIAARRSHFAKTVAEAEDQIGALETFHMSAQPEPSTHSALMTRPDARTISVCRIDVSESTVSMDYRARPDDTVQLNPSIIVTLPRS, from the coding sequence ATGTGCACAGTAAGTTGGTGTATTCAAGATAACGGATACACATTGTTTTTTAACCGGGACGAAAGCCGGCAACGCGAACTGGCTCAGCCACCCAAGGAGGGAGAGTCGAAAGAAACAAAGTTTCTAAGTCCCAAAGATCCCCAGGGCGGTGGAACCTGGCTTCTGGTTAATGAACACGGAATCTCGATGGGGCTGCTCAACTACTACGATGCGGAAGTTTTCTACAAGCCTACTCATCCCCAATCGAGAGGGTATTTGCCCTTAAAGTTTTCAAACTGCAGCTCCTTGGCTGAGATTGAAATGGCATTAAATAAAGAGGATTTCTCTCCCTACCCTCCCTTGCACTTTCTCAGCATCGAAGCATCAGGCAAAGCCATGCTGCTAACCTGGGATGGTAAGGAAACATATTCGTCCTACCTTAAGGCAAGCGATCTGCCAATTTCGACTTCATCATTTAAAACGGATGAAGTCATTGCAGCCAGGAGAAGTCATTTCGCCAAAACCGTTGCCGAAGCTGAAGACCAAATTGGTGCTCTGGAAACGTTTCACATGAGCGCTCAACCGGAACCCTCGACACACTCGGCATTAATGACAAGGCCTGATGCCAGGACCATCAGCGTCTGTAGGATTGATGTGAGTGAATCGACGGTAAGCATGGACTATCGCGCAAGGCCAGACGATACGGTTCAGTTGAATCCTTCAATTATTGTGACCCTCCCACGTTCCTAA
- a CDS encoding DinB family protein produces the protein MEIIIQDTIECLKQGIQLMSSLNAELYTKTQACRYNSTIGGHVRHNLDHFICLEEGVKTGRVDYDARPRNEFLETNPDYAANKMAELVEFLNSLATSNLDLPLKVKMDSNANHDEIQKWSDSSLRRELQFLISHTIHHYALIVTLCSADKVEPPNDFGVAPSTLRFRKSLDAQCAQ, from the coding sequence ATGGAGATCATTATACAAGATACAATAGAATGTCTCAAGCAGGGTATTCAGCTCATGTCTTCTTTGAATGCTGAACTCTATACAAAGACTCAGGCCTGCCGTTACAACTCAACCATCGGTGGACATGTAAGGCACAACCTTGATCACTTTATCTGTTTGGAAGAAGGAGTCAAAACAGGCCGGGTAGACTACGATGCCAGACCCAGAAATGAGTTTCTCGAAACTAATCCTGACTACGCCGCAAACAAAATGGCGGAGCTGGTAGAATTTTTAAATTCACTGGCCACAAGCAATTTAGACCTACCATTAAAGGTTAAAATGGATAGCAACGCCAACCATGATGAAATTCAAAAATGGAGCGACTCCAGTTTACGCCGTGAATTGCAGTTTCTAATTAGCCACACCATACATCATTACGCACTGATAGTGACTTTGTGCTCAGCAGACAAGGTCGAGCCTCCGAACGATTTCGGTGTAGCCCCATCCACCTTGCGTTTTAGAAAATCTCTCGACGCTCAATGTGCACAGTAA
- a CDS encoding YbjQ family protein, producing MIAATTNDIPGKKIVRVIGIARGNAIRARHLGKDIGAFFKNMVGGEIHEYTKLMAEVREQSIDRMKDDAERMGANAVLGVRMATSMVMEGAAEMVAYGTAVVIENED from the coding sequence ATGATTGCAGCTACAACAAATGACATACCGGGCAAAAAAATTGTCAGGGTTATAGGCATAGCCAGGGGCAATGCCATACGTGCCCGGCACCTGGGCAAAGACATTGGAGCATTTTTCAAAAACATGGTCGGAGGGGAAATTCACGAATACACAAAGCTGATGGCAGAGGTGCGCGAACAATCGATCGACCGTATGAAAGATGATGCGGAGCGCATGGGAGCCAACGCTGTCCTGGGTGTTCGCATGGCCACTTCCATGGTGATGGAAGGGGCAGCCGAAATGGTCGCATACGGCACCGCGGTTGTTATTGAAAACGAGGATTGA